The following coding sequences are from one Hippopotamus amphibius kiboko isolate mHipAmp2 chromosome 9, mHipAmp2.hap2, whole genome shotgun sequence window:
- the C9H11orf91 gene encoding uncharacterized protein C11orf91 homolog codes for MPKGRRGSQSPTMSQRPAPPLYFPSLYDRGISSSPLSDVNIWKKLFVPLKAGGAPAGRPQPQAPSAPAPPPPPPGLGPPSERRCPPPWPSGLASIPYEPLRFFYSPPAGPEVAASSLAPGPTTPRLASAFHPEELCELEIRIKELELLTITGDGFDSQRYKFLKALKDEKLQGLKTRQPGKKSASLS; via the exons ATGCCGAAGGGGCGGCGCGGCAGCCAGAGCCCCACGATGAGCCAgcggccggccccgcccctctATTTCCCGTCCCTCTACGACCGCGGCATCTCCTCGTCCCCCCTCAGCGACGTCAACATCTGGAAGAAGCTCTTCGTGCCGCTGAAGGCGGGAGGGGCGCCGGCGGGCCGGCCTCAGCCCCAGGCGCCCTCGGCCCcagcgcccccgccgccgccgcctggccTGGGTCCCCCCAGTGAGCGCCGCTGTCCCCCGCCCTGGCCCTCCGGCCTGGCCTCCATCCCCTACGAGCCTCTGCGCTTCTTCTACTCGCCACCGGCGGGGCCCGAGGTGGCTGCCTCGTCCCTGGCTCCCGGCCCCACGACCCCCCGGCTAGCCTCTGCCTTCCACCCCGAGGAGTTGTGTGAGCTGGAGATCCGGATTAAGGAGCTAGAGCTGCTCACCATCACTGGGGACGGCTTCGACTCCCAGCGCT ATAAATTCTTGAAGGCGCTCAAAGATGAAAAACTACAAGGCCTGAAGACCAGGCAGCCTGGAAAGAAGTCGGCCTCTCTCTCCTGA